TCAGGCCGAAATAGGCAAAGTCGCCGCGCTTGAGAATCGCGGCGGTCAGTTCCAGGTCCAGTTGATGGTTGTGGGTCATGACGATGCAGTAGCTGCCGCTGGGCAATGCGTCGATCTCATCAAGTGGGTCTTCGGCGACAATTTTGTGCACGCCGTGAGGAATCTGCGCCGGGAATTCCTGCTCGCGGGAATCGATCCAGCGCACCCGGCAGGGCAGGCTGGCCAATAGTGGCACCAGGGCGCGGCCAACATGACCGGCGCCAAACACAGCAATCTGCGCTTGAGGCTGGCCCATGGGTTCGAACAGCAGCACGTTCACGCCGCCGCAGCACTGACCGAGGCTCGCGCCCAGGCTGAAGCGCTCCAGACGGGTGTTCTGGCTGCCGCTGGCGAGCATTTCCCGAGCGATTTCCATGGCCTTGTATTCCAGATGCCCGCCACCGATGGTGTCGAAAATTCGTTCGGCGCTGACCACCATCTTCGAACCGGCATTGCGCGGCGTCGAGCCACGCTCTTCGATGATGGTCACCAACACGCAGGCTTCGCCCCGGCTTTGCAGTTCGGCGAGGGCGCTGATCCAGTTGTTCATGATGAACATTCCTCAATCCTGTAGGCGCGAGTTTGGTGGGAGCGAGCTTGCTCGCGAAAGCGTTGGGTCAAACGCCAACTATGTTGAATGTACCGGCCTCTTCGCGGATAAATCCGCTCCTACGGGGGCTGTCGTCGCACTATTCAACGCCCGCATCTGCTCACACCCCCACAACACCCGCTCCGGCGTGGCGGGTGCGTCGATTTTCGGTTGATAGCGATAATCCGCAAGGCTCGCCACCGCGTCCTTGATTGCACACCACGCCGCAATGCCCAGCATGAACGGCGGTTCGCCAACGGCCTTGGAATGGAACACGGTGTCTTCCGGATTCTTGCGGTTTTCCACCAGCTTGACCCGCAGGTCCAGCGGCATGTCCGCCACGGCCGGAATCTTGTAGCCCGCCGGGCCATTGGTCATCAGTTTGCCCTTGGCATTCCAGACCAGCTCTTCAGTGGTCAGCCAACCCATGCCCTGAATGTAACCACCTTCGACCTGGCCGATATCAATGGCCGGGTTCAGCGAGGCGCCGACGTCATGCAGGATGTCGGTGCGCAACATTTTGTATTCGCCGGTCAGGGTGTCGACGATCACTTCGGTGCAGGCGGCGCCAAACGCGAAGTAATAGAACGGCCGCCCGCGGGCCTGACTGCGGTCGTAGAAAATCTTCGGCGTCTTGTAATAGCCAGTGCTGGACAGCGACACCTGACCCATCCACGCCAGTTGCGCGAGGGATTCGAACGACAGGATCTGCTCCCCGGCGCGAACATGGCCGTTGCGGAAATCCACGTCCGCTTCCTCGACCTTGAAGTGCCTGGCTGCGAATTCCACCAGCCGCTGCTTGAGGATTTGGGCCGCGTTCTGCGCTGCCTTGCCGTTCAGGTCAGCGCCACTGGACGCGGCAGTCGGCGAAGTATTCGGCACTTTGTCGGTGTTGGTTGCGGTGATCTGAATGCGCTCAATGTCGACCTGAAACACCTCGGCGACGACTTGCGCAACCTTGACGTTCAAGCCCTGGCCCATTTCCGTGCCGCCGTGGTTCAGGTGAATGCTGCCGTCGGTGTAGATATGGATCAGCGCGCCGGCCTGATTGAGAAAACTGGCGGTAAACGAAATGCCGAACTTCACCGGCGTCAGCGCCAGGCCTTTCTTGAGGATCGGGCTGTTGGCGTTGTAGGCACGAATGGCTTCGCGCCGCGCCGCGTACTGGCTGCTTTCCTCCAGTTCGGCGGTCATCTCTTCGAGCATGTTGTGCTCGACGGTCTGGTAATAGTGGGTAACGTTGCGCTCGGTCTTGCCGTAGTAATTGGCCTTGCGCACTTGCAGCGGGTCTTTGCCCAGGTGGCGGGCGATGGCGTCCATCACTTCTTCGATGGCAACCATGCCTTGCGGCCCGCCGAAGCCGCGATACGCGGTGTTCGATGCGGTGTTGGTCTTACAGCGGTGGCCATTGATGGTGGCGTCGCCCAGGTAATACGAGTTGTCGGCATGGAACATCGCCCGATCGACAATCGACGCCGAAAGGTCCGGCGAATAACCGCAGTTACCGGCCAGCTCCAGCTGAATGCCATGCAAACGCCCGTTGTCATCAAAGCCAACGTCGTACTCGATATAGAACGGATGGCGTTTGCCGGTCATCAGCATGTCTTCGACCCGAGGCAAGCGCATCTTGGTCGGCTGCCCGGTCAAGCGTGCGACTACGGCGCATAAGCACGCCGGGCTTGCGGCCTGGGTTTCCTTGCCGCCAAAACCGCCGCCCATGCGACGCATGTCGACGACGATCTTGTTCATCGACACATCAAGCACTTCAGCGACCAGCTTTTGCACTTCGGTGGGGTTTTGCGTCGAACAGTAGACGATCATGCCGCCATCTTCGGCGGGCATCACCGAGGAAATCTGCGTTTCCAGATAAAAATGCTCCTGGCCGCCGATATGCAGATTGCCCTGAATGCGATGCGCCGCAGCGGCCAGCGCGCCAGCGGAATCACCCCGTTGATGGGTGTGGCTGTCGAGCACGAAATGTTTGTTGCGCAGCGCCTCGACCACATCCAGCACCGGTTCAAGGTCTTCATATTCAATGACTGCCGCCATCGCCGCCTCGCGGGCGATGTCCAGAGTGCGCGCAGCAACGGCAATCACTGGCTGGCCGACGAATTCCACCTTGTCGATGGCCAGAAGAGGATCGCCGGGCAACAGCGGGCCGATGTCTTTCAGGCCGGGAATGTCTTCGTGAGTGATTGCAATGCGCACGCCTTCGAAGGCGTAGCAGGGCGTGACGTCGACGCTGACGATGCGCGCGTGGGCACGGTCGGACAGGCGCGCGTACACATGCAATTGATTGGGGAATTCCAGGCGGTCATCGATATACACCGCTTCGCCGGACACATGTTTGTCGGCGCTGTCATGCTTGACGCTGCGCCCGACGCCGGTGGTCAGGTCCTGCTGAAACAGGGCGATCATTTCCGCCTGGGTTTTTGCTGCTGGATGGTTAGACATAATCAGTCACCCGCGTTTCGATGTGCGGTGATTGCAGCTCGATGAAGTATTTGCGCAGCAGGTTCTGCGCACTCAACAAGCGATATTCCTTGCTGGCGCGAAAATCCGACAGCGGCGTGAAATCTTCCGCCAGCGCCGCGCAGGCGCGCTCCACCGTGGCGCTGGTCCAGGGCGCGCCGATCAGCGCTTGTTCACAGGCCGCCGCGCGTTTCGGGATCGCCGCCATGCCGCCGAAAGCCACTCGCGCATCGGCAATGGCACCGTTCTCGATGTGCAGCCGGAATGCCGCGCACACCGCAGAAATATCGTCGTCCAGCCGTTTCGACACTTTATAGGCGCGGAATGCCTGCCTGGTGTTGGCCTTGGGCACGATGATCTTCTCGATGAACTCGCTTTCCTGACGCGCGGTGACCCGGTAATCGATGAAGTAGTCTTCCAGCGCCAGGGTGCGACGCGTGTCGCCCTTGCGCAACACGATGTGCGCGCCGAGGGCAATCAGTAGCGGTGGCGAGTCGCCAATCGGCGAGGCATTGCCGATATTGCCGCCCAACGTGCCCTGATTGCGAATCTGCAACGAGGCGAAGCGCTGCAGCAGTTCGCCGAAGTCCGGGTACTCGGCAGTCAGCGCGGCGTAACAGTCGGTCAGCGACGTCGCTGCGCCGATCTCCAGCCGGTCGTCGAAATGTTCGATGCGCTTCAAATCGGCGACATTGCCGACGTAGATCATCACCGGCAGCGGACGATGAAACTGGGTGACTTCCAGCGCCAGATCGGTACCGCCCGCCAGCAGCCGTGCTTGCGGGTAAGACTCATAAAGTTGCGCCAGATCGGCGACCGTCAGCGGCACCAGACAGCGCTTGTCGCCGCTGTTCAGCTCGCCGGTTTGCGTGGGCGCAATGGCGCGCAGGCGGGCGATGGTTTCGGCCTGGCGCTGATCGAACTGGTCAGGCTGACGATTGGCGCAGGATTGCTTGGCGGCCGCGAGGATCGGCCGATAACCGGTGCAGCGGCAAAGATTGCCGGCCAGCGCTTCGTAGGCCTGATGCGAATCGGCCTGGATGCTGTTCTTTTGCAGGGCAAACAGCGACATCACAAAACCGGGCGTGCAAAACCCGCATTGCGAGCCGTGGCAATCGACCATGGCTTGTTGAACGCTGTGCAGTTGGCCTTGATGTTTGAGGTCTTCAACGCTGATCAGTTGTTTGCCGTGCAGCGAAGCCACGAAGGTCAGGCACGAATTCAGGCTGCGATAACGCAGGCTCTGTTCGCCTTGCTCATCATTGGCCAGTTCACCGACCACCACCGTGCAGGCCCCGCAATCACCGCTGGCGCAACCTTCCTTGGTGCCGGGTTTGTGCAGGTGTTCGCGCAGGTAATTGAGGACCGTCATGTTCGGGTCCAGAGCCTGCTCGGTGCGCAGCTCGTTGTTTAAAAGAAATTGGATCACGGAAGGCCCTCTGCACGTTTTTTTTGTAATCGAACATGACGCTGAATCTATCAGCTCTGACTTTACGGTCAATAAAAATTCTGACCTTTGAGTCAGGAAAAATCACTTTTTGATCATTTGCCGATTAACGGTGTGCTCCGGTTGCAATAAACGGATACGACGTTGTCCAAAGTTTTGCTTATTTCGTGCCAGTTTCCACGTGCATGGCCCTGCGCCATGGGCCTTGGTTGCGATACACTTCGCGGCTTGGTTTTCACAAGTATTTAGGATAGTCATGACGTTCAAGGCGCCGGATAGCCTCGCCGAGCAAATCGCTCACCATCTTGCCGAGCGCATCATCCGTGGCGAACTCAAGCCCGGGGAGCGTATTCAGGAACAAAAGGTCACGCTGGCGCTGAACGTCAGCCGTGGCTCGGTGCGCGAAGCATTGCTGATTCTTGAACGCCGCCATCTGGTGGCGATCCTGCCGCGCCGTGGCGCACAGGTTACCGAACTCAATGCGCATAACGTGCAGAGCCTCTGCACGCTGATGAGCGAGTTGTACATTCTGCTCGCCCTGGCCGTGGCTGATCGCTGGCAGGAGCCGGCCGATCTCGCGCCGTTCCTGCAGATCCAGCAGCGCCTGATTGCCAGTTTCGAGCGCGGCGACGTCAAGACGTTCGTCGAAGACAGCTTCAATGTCATGCGCGCCGCGTTCCCGTTCGCCGACAATCCGTATCTGCAGGAAACCGTCGAGAATCTGCAGCCTTCCATGAGCCGCAGCTATTACCTGGCGCTGGAGCAACGCAAGGCGGAGATGAGCGAATACCTGACGCTGTTCGCGCAGTTGCTGGATGCTGTTGTCGCCCGTGATGCCGTGCAGATTCGCGTCGTGCTGACCCGCTACGGCCAGCGCAGTTGCCAATTGGTGCTGTCGGCGCTGGGAGCGAGCTGAGCCCATGCGCCTGAAGTGCATCAAGCTGGCGGGGTTCAAGTCCTTCGTCGACCCCACCACGGTGAACTTCCCCAGCAACATGGCGGCAGTCGTAGGCCCTAACGGCTGCGGCAAATCCAATATCATCGACGCCGTGCGCTGGGTCATGGGCGAAAGCTCGGCCAAGAACCTGCGCGGCGAGTCGATGACCGATGTCATCTTCAACGGCTCCACGACCCGCAAACCGGTCAGCCAGGCGAGCATCGAGCTGGTGTTCGATAACTCCGATGGCACGCTGGTGGGCGAATACGCCAGCTACGCGGAAATTTCCATTCGCCGCAAAGTGACCCGCGACAGTCAGAACAGCTATTACCTGAACGGCACCAAGTGCCGTCGCCGGGACATCACCGACATCTTCCTCGGCACCGGCCTGGGCCCGCGCAGCTACTCGATCATCGAGCAGGGCATGATCTCCAAGCTGATCGAAGCCAAGCCTGAGGACCTGCGTAATTTCATTGAAGAAGCGGCCGGCATCTCCAAGTACAAGGAGCGCCGCCGCGAAACAGAAAACCGCATTCGTCGCACCCACGAAAACCTCGCCCGCCTGACCGACCTGCGCGAAGAGCTGGAGCGTCAGCTCGAACGCTTGCATCGCCAGGCCCAGGCCGCCGAGAAATATCAGGAATACAAAGGCGAAGAACGCCAGCTCAAGGCCCAGTTGTCGGCCTTGCGCTGGCAGGCGTTGAACGATCAGGTCGGCCAGCGCGAAGCGGTGATCGGCAATCAGGAAGTGGGTTTCGAAGCGTTGGTCGCTGACCAACGCAGCGCCGATGCGAGCATTGAGCGCCTTCGAGACGGGCATCACGACCTGTCCGAGCGATTCAATCTGGTGCAGGGTCGCTTTTATTCGGTGGGCGGCGACATTGCGCGGATCGAGCAAAGCATCCAGCACGGCCAGCAGCGCTTGCGCCAATTGCAGGACGACCTGCGCGAAGCCGAGCGCGCGCGGCTGGAAACCGAATCGCATCTGGGGCACGACCGCACCTTGCTGGCGACCTTGGGCGAAGAGCTGGAAATGCTTGAGCCCGAACAGGAAATGACCAGCGCCGCCGCCGAGGAATCCGCTGCGTCCCTGGAAGACGCAGAAACCGTGATGCATGGCTGGCAGGAGCAATGGGAGACCTTCAACCAACGCTCTGCCGAACCCCGGCGTCAGGCCGAAGTGCAGCAATCGCGCATCCAGCAGCTGGAACAGAGCATGGAACGCCTGGGCGAGCGTCAGCGGCGTCTGGGCGAAGAGCGTCAGTTGCTCGCTGCGGCGCCGGAAGATGCGGTGATCCTCGAACTCAGCGAAGACCTCGCCACCCGGGAAATGACCCTCGAAGAGCTGCACATCGGCGAAGAACAGGCCGTTGAACGTGTCGAGCAGCTGCGCAGCGAACTGCAACAGGCCAATCAGGCCCAGCAACAGGCCCAGGGCGAACTGCAACGTCTCAATGGCCGATTGGCGTCGCTGGAAGCCTTGCAACAAGCGGCTTTGGACCCTGACACCGGCACCGCTGAATGGCTGCGCGAACACGATTTGGCCGAGCGCCCGCGTCTGGCTGAAGGCTTGCAGGTCGAGGCGGGCTGGGAGCTGGCGGTGGAAACCGTGCTCGGTGCCGATTTGCAGGCGGTCCTGGTGGATGACTTCGACGGGCTGGATCTGGCCGGTTTCCAGCAAGGCGACTTGCGTCTGGTTAATCCAGCGGCCGACGCCGTGCGCATCCCCGGCAGCCTGCTGGAAAAGGTCGACAGCGCCATGGACCTGTCGATCTGGCTCGGCCAGGTCAAACCTGTGGCAACCCTTGACGACGCCTTGGCCCAGCGCGCGCAGCTTGCCGCCGGACAAAGCCTGATCAGTCGCGATGGTTATTGGGTCGGTCGGCATTTCCTGCGGGTCCGGCGCGCCAGTGAAGCGCAAAGCGGTGTGCTGGCCCGTGGTCAGGAATTGCAGCGCCTGGGCCTTGAGCGCGACGAGCGCGAAGCGACCCTGGCCGCCCTTGAAGAACAATTGCTGACCTTGCGCGAACAACAGTCGTTGCAGGAAGAAGCCCGGGAACAGCTGCGCCGTCGTGTGCAGGACGAAACCCGGCAACAGAGCGAACTCACTGCGCAGCTGTCGGCGGCCAAGGCCAAGGTCGAGCAACTGACCTTGCGCCGCACGCGTCTGGACGAAGAGCTGGCCGAACTGGGCGAGCAGCGCGCCATCGAACATGAAAGCCTTGGCGAATCGCGCCTGCAATTGCAGGACGCGCTGGACGCCATGGCGCTGGATACCGAACAGCGCGAGCTGCTTCAGGCCCAGCGCGACAGCTTGCGTGAACGTCTGGATCGCGTCCGTCAGGAAGCCCGGCAACACAAGGATCATGCCCATCAGTTGGCAGTTCGTCTGGGTTCGCTACGCGCGCAGCATGATTCCACGCGCCAGGCGCTGGAGCGGCTGGAAATGCAATCCGAGCGCCTGACCGAAAAGCGCGAGCAACTGAACCTGAATCTGGAGGAGGGCGAAGCGCCTCTGGAAGAGCTGCGGCTCAAGCTTGAAGAACTGCTTGAACGGCGCATGGTCGTCGACGACGAAATGCGTACCGCGAAAATCGCCCTGGAAGACGCCGACCGGGAATTGCGCGACGCCGAAAAACGTCGGACCCAGGCTGAACAGCAATCCCAGTTGCTGCGCGGTCAGCTGGAACAGCAACGCATGGAATGGCAGTCGCTCACGGTGCGGCGCAAAACCTTGCAGGATCAATTGCTTGAAGACGGTTACGACTTGCACGGCGTCCTCGCGACGCTCACGCCAGAAGCCAACGAAAAAGACGCTGAAGAAGAACTGGAACGCATCGGTGCGCGGATTCAGCGTCTGGGCGCGATCAACCTCGCGGCGATTGATGAGTATCAGCAGCAGTCCGAACGCAAACGCTATCTGGACGCACAAAACGCCGATCTGGTGGAAGCGCTGGATACGCTGGAAAACGTGATTCGCAAGATCGACAAGGAGACTCGTAACCGCTTCAAAGAGACCTTCGATCAGATAAATAGCGGAATTCAGGCACTTTTCCCAAAAGTTTTCGGTGGTGGCTCTGCTTATTTGGAACTGACGGGCGAAGATTTACTCGATACAGGGGTGACAATCATGGCGCGTCCCCCAGGCAAGAAGAACAGCACCATTCATTTGTTGTCTGGTGGCGAGAAAGCCTTGACCGCGTTGGCTCTGGTTTTTGCCATTTTCAAACTCAATCCGGCACCGTTCTGCATGCTCGACGAAGTGGATGCACCGCTGGACGATGCGAACGTCGGACGTTATGCCAGACTGGTTAAGGAGATGTCGCAGACCGTGCAGTTCATTTACATCACCCACAACAAGATCGCCATGGAAATGGCTGATCAACTAATGGGTGTAACCATGCACGAGCCGGGCTGTTCGCGGCTGGTGGCGGTAGACGTTGAGGAGGCAATGGCATTGGTAGATGCCTGATTCTCAGACCGCCCGAGGCGGGAAAATGGCTCTTTGATAGCGCGTTATGCAGAGGTCTGTGCGGTAGATAACGCTTCTGGCGCAAACCAGATGTATCAGACGGTGTAAAGTTGCCTTTGGTCGTGCTAGCTTAATGTCCACTTTTTCTTTTCGCGTGGGCAAATTGCCAGTCAGAACATAGACTTGGCACCACGTTTTAAAGGGGTTTAGGCCCTTATTTTCAGCATTCTTTATTAGAGGCACGGGATTACATGGAAATCGGTCTGCGCGAGTGGCTGATCGTCATCGGCATTATTGTCATTGCCGGTATTCTTTTCGATGGCTGGCGCCGTATGCGCGGCGGCAAAGGTAAATTGAAATTCAGGCTCGACCGGAGCTTTTCCAACCTGCCGGACGATGATGAAACTTCGTCCGCCGAGGTGCTTGGTCCGCCGCGCGTGCTGGATACCCACAAGGAACCGCAACTGGACGAGCACGACCTGCCGTCGATGAGCGCCAGCCCGCGTGACAACAAACGCAGCAACAAGCGCAAGGACGAGCCGCAACAGGGCGACCTGAACCTCGACCTGGACGGCCCGAGCCTGTTTACCGGGCGCGACGACGAGTTCCCGGACGACAAGCCCAAGCAGCGCATCACCGAAGACAAGGATTTGCCACCGGTGGAAGAAGTGCTGGTGATCAGCGTGATTGCCCGTGACGAGAGCGGCTTCAAAGGTCCGGCCCTGCTGCAGAACATTCTGGAAAGCGGCCTGCGTTTCGGCGAAATGGACATTTTCCATCGTCACGAAAGCATGGCGGGTAACGGCGAAGTGCTGTTCTCCATGGCCAATGCGGTCAAGCCGGGTGTTTTCGATCTGGACGATATCGACCATTTCAGCACCCGCGCCGTGAGCTTCTTCCTTGGCTTGCCGGGCCCGCGTCATCCGAAGCAGGCTTTTGATCTCATGGTCGCTGCTGCTCGCAAGCTGGCTCATGAACTCAACGGTGAACTCAAAGACGACCAGCGTAGCGTCATGACCGCGCAGACCATCGAGCATTATCGTCAGCGCATCGTGGAATTCGAACGCCGCGCGTTGACCCAGCGTCGTTGACCTCGTAGGACCGGCTTTAGCCGGGAAGAGGGCGGTTCATCCGACGTCTATTTTGCGTCTGGTACATCGCCTTCCCGGCTAAAGCCGGTCCCACAAGGTTCAGGTCCGAGCAGCAACACCATTTGAGCAGCCCAGGCTGCTCTTTTGCTTTTTGAGAGAACACCGAATGAAAGCCGCCGAAACCCGAATCCTGGAACTGCGTGCAGAGCTGGACCAACACAACTACCGCTACCACGTGCTCGACGAGCCGAGCATTCCGGACGTGGAATACGACCGGTTGTTCCACGAGCTCAAGGCGCTGGAGGTCGAGAATCCGCATCTGGTCACCCCGGATTCGCCCACTCAGCGGGTCGGCAGCGCAGCGCTTTCGGCGTTTACTCAAGTGCGTCATGAAGTCCCGATGCTCAGCCTGGGCAACGCCTTCGAAGAAAACGACATGCGCGAGTTCGACCGCCGTGTCACCGAAGGCCTCGATTTGCCGGTTGGGGATTTGTTGAGCGAAGGCGCCAAGGTGCAGTACAGCTGCGAGCCGAAGCTCGATGGTCTGGCGGTCAGTCTGTTGTACCGCGATGGCGCGCTGGTGCGTGGCGCAACCCGAGGCGACGGCACCACCGGCGAAGACATCAGCGTCAACGTGCGGACCGTGCGCAATATCCCGCTGAAGTTGCATGGCAGCGGCTGGCCGCAGACGCTGGAAGTGCGCGGCGAAGTGTTCATGTCCAAGGCCGGTTTCGAGCGACTCAACGCCAGCCAGCTGGAAGTCGGCGGCAAGACCTTCGCCAATCCGCGTAACGCCGCCGCTGGCAGCCTGCGCCAGTTGGATTCGAAGATCACCGCCAATCGTCCGCTGGAATTCTGCGCTTACGGTCTGGGTCAGGTTTCCGAGGAGTTCGCCGACACGCACATCGGCAATCTGAACCAACTGAAAAAATGGGGCATGCCGGTCAGTCGCGAGCTGAAACTGGCCAACGGTATTGATGAGTGTCTGGCCTATTACCACGACATCGGCGAGCGTCGCCTGTCGCTGAGCTATGAAATCGACGGCGTGGTATTCAAGGTCAACAGTCTGGCTTCCCAGCGCGAACTGGGTTTCCGTGCCCGTGAGCCGCGTTGGGCCATCGCCCACAAATTCCCGGCCATGGAAGAACTCACGGAACTGGTCGACGTCGAGTTTCAGGTGGGTCGTACCGGCGCGGTCACGCCGGTTGCGCGTCTGAAACCGGTCAAGGTCGCCGGCGTCACCGTGGCCAACGCCACCTTGCACAACATGGATGAAGTCGCGCGTTTGGGCCTGATGATCGGCGACACGGTGATCATTCGCCGCGCGGGTGACGTGATCCCGCAAGTCGTGCAAGTGGTGCTTGAGCGACGCCCGGATGACGCCCGCGCCGTCGAGATTCCCCAAACCTGCCCGGTGTGCGGCTCCCATGTAGAGCGCACGCAGTTGATCAAGCGCAGCAAGGGCAAGGAAACCGTCAGCGAAGGTGCGGTGTATCGCTGCGTGGGTCGTCTGGCCTGCGGCGCGCAGCTCAAGCAAGCGATCATTCACTATGTTTCGCGACGGGCGATGGACATTGAAGGGCTGGGCGACAAAACCATCGAGCAATTGGTGGATGAGAAACTCATCGGTTCGCCGGCAGATCTGTATGGCCTGAAATTCGAGCAGATCGTCGATCTGGAAGGCTTCGCGGAAATCTCCAGCAACAAGCTGCTCAAGGCCATCGAAGACAGCAAGCGCCCGACCCTGGCGCGCTTCATTTACGCGCTGGGCATTCCTGATGTCGGCGAAGAGACCGCCAAGGTGCTGGCGCGCTCGTTGGCATCGCTGGAACGGGTCAAGCAGGCGTTGCCGCAAGTCCTGACTTACCTGCCGGATGTCGGCCTGGAAGTGGCCCACGAGATCCACAGCTTTTTCGAAGACGAGCACAACCGCAACGTCATCGACGCGCTGCTGGGTGAGCGCGGCCTGGAGTTGCAGGATCAGGGCGAGTTGGGTGCGGAATTCGCCGCCAGCGCGACCCTGGGTGGCTTGATCGACAAACTGAACATCCCGGCCGTCGGCCCCGGTGCAGCGCAGAAACTGGCCGACAAGTTCGGTTCGCTGCAGGCGGTGATCGAGGCTGACTGGCTGGACATGCGCCAGGCATTGCCTGAGAAGCAGGCCAAGGCCGTGCGGGATTTCTTCGACGACCCTGAACGCGCCGCGTGCGGCCTGGCCATCGAAGCGCAGCTCAAGGACTTCGGCATGCATTGGCAGAGCGAGATAAAGGTCGTGGAAGGCTTGCCGCTGGCCGGACAGACCTGGGTGCTGACCGGTTCGCTGGAACTGATGAGCCGCGACATCGCCAAGGAAAAGCTCGAAAGCCTCGGCGCGAAAGTCTCCGGCTCGGTTTCTGCCAAGACCCATACCGTAGTCGCCGGGCCGGGTGCCGGGTCGAAACTGACCAAGGCCAATGAACTTGGGCTCAACGTGCTGGATGAAGAGGCGTTTGTGGGTTTCCTTGGCAAGCATGGCATCAAGGCGGATTGAGCGGGTGGCAATACCGTAGGACCGGCTTTAGCCGGGAGGACGCTCTCCCGGCTAAAGCCGGTCCTGCGAACCTCGCGGGATCTGTACTTTGTTAAATCATTGAACCCCCGCAAACGCCGATGATCTAGTGCTTGCACGCCTACAAGGAGATCGTCATGTACCGGTTTTTCGAGCAACTCAGTTCACGTATTGCCGCGCCATTTGTCAGTGAAACCAAGCGCGCGAGCAAGGTCTGGCAGTGCCAGTGCGGGCAGTCGATCTTCTTTCCCAATACCCAATGCCTGTCGTGTTCCGCAGCGCTGGGCTATTTGCCGGAGCAAGGCCGTCTCAGCGCACTGGAGCCAGGCCCTGAAGAAAACACCTGGCGCTTGAGCGATGAGCCTGGCGCCGGGCTCTATCGGCGTTGCGCCAACCTCAGCACTCCGGCGGCCTGCAACTGGCTGTTTCCCGAGCACAACGCCGGGGAATTCTGCATCGCATGCAGCCTTAACCGGACCATCCCCGATCTGTCGATAGCGGAAAACGGCGAACGCTGGTGCAAGG
This genomic window from Pseudomonas sp. G.S.17 contains:
- the xdhC gene encoding xanthine dehydrogenase accessory protein XdhC produces the protein MNNWISALAELQSRGEACVLVTIIEERGSTPRNAGSKMVVSAERIFDTIGGGHLEYKAMEIAREMLASGSQNTRLERFSLGASLGQCCGGVNVLLFEPMGQPQAQIAVFGAGHVGRALVPLLASLPCRVRWIDSREQEFPAQIPHGVHKIVAEDPLDEIDALPSGSYCIVMTHNHQLDLELTAAILKRGDFAYFGLIGSKTKRVKFEHRLRDRGFDAALLQRMRCPMGLAEVKGKLPIEIAVSIAAEVIATYNVNFGQHRSSAEPIAKLLPVSRRSQAQ
- the xdhB gene encoding xanthine dehydrogenase molybdopterin binding subunit, which codes for MSNHPAAKTQAEMIALFQQDLTTGVGRSVKHDSADKHVSGEAVYIDDRLEFPNQLHVYARLSDRAHARIVSVDVTPCYAFEGVRIAITHEDIPGLKDIGPLLPGDPLLAIDKVEFVGQPVIAVAARTLDIAREAAMAAVIEYEDLEPVLDVVEALRNKHFVLDSHTHQRGDSAGALAAAAHRIQGNLHIGGQEHFYLETQISSVMPAEDGGMIVYCSTQNPTEVQKLVAEVLDVSMNKIVVDMRRMGGGFGGKETQAASPACLCAVVARLTGQPTKMRLPRVEDMLMTGKRHPFYIEYDVGFDDNGRLHGIQLELAGNCGYSPDLSASIVDRAMFHADNSYYLGDATINGHRCKTNTASNTAYRGFGGPQGMVAIEEVMDAIARHLGKDPLQVRKANYYGKTERNVTHYYQTVEHNMLEEMTAELEESSQYAARREAIRAYNANSPILKKGLALTPVKFGISFTASFLNQAGALIHIYTDGSIHLNHGGTEMGQGLNVKVAQVVAEVFQVDIERIQITATNTDKVPNTSPTAASSGADLNGKAAQNAAQILKQRLVEFAARHFKVEEADVDFRNGHVRAGEQILSFESLAQLAWMGQVSLSSTGYYKTPKIFYDRSQARGRPFYYFAFGAACTEVIVDTLTGEYKMLRTDILHDVGASLNPAIDIGQVEGGYIQGMGWLTTEELVWNAKGKLMTNGPAGYKIPAVADMPLDLRVKLVENRKNPEDTVFHSKAVGEPPFMLGIAAWCAIKDAVASLADYRYQPKIDAPATPERVLWGCEQMRALNSATTAPVGADLSAKRPVHST
- a CDS encoding GntR family transcriptional regulator translates to MTFKAPDSLAEQIAHHLAERIIRGELKPGERIQEQKVTLALNVSRGSVREALLILERRHLVAILPRRGAQVTELNAHNVQSLCTLMSELYILLALAVADRWQEPADLAPFLQIQQRLIASFERGDVKTFVEDSFNVMRAAFPFADNPYLQETVENLQPSMSRSYYLALEQRKAEMSEYLTLFAQLLDAVVARDAVQIRVVLTRYGQRSCQLVLSALGAS
- the xdhA gene encoding xanthine dehydrogenase small subunit — encoded protein: MIQFLLNNELRTEQALDPNMTVLNYLREHLHKPGTKEGCASGDCGACTVVVGELANDEQGEQSLRYRSLNSCLTFVASLHGKQLISVEDLKHQGQLHSVQQAMVDCHGSQCGFCTPGFVMSLFALQKNSIQADSHQAYEALAGNLCRCTGYRPILAAAKQSCANRQPDQFDQRQAETIARLRAIAPTQTGELNSGDKRCLVPLTVADLAQLYESYPQARLLAGGTDLALEVTQFHRPLPVMIYVGNVADLKRIEHFDDRLEIGAATSLTDCYAALTAEYPDFGELLQRFASLQIRNQGTLGGNIGNASPIGDSPPLLIALGAHIVLRKGDTRRTLALEDYFIDYRVTARQESEFIEKIIVPKANTRQAFRAYKVSKRLDDDISAVCAAFRLHIENGAIADARVAFGGMAAIPKRAAACEQALIGAPWTSATVERACAALAEDFTPLSDFRASKEYRLLSAQNLLRKYFIELQSPHIETRVTDYV